In the Colletotrichum higginsianum IMI 349063 chromosome 7 map unlocalized unitig_7, whole genome shotgun sequence genome, one interval contains:
- a CDS encoding Tyrosine phosphatase, whose protein sequence is MTELEPKISIKLPSPPFHAIPGLPNFRDAGGYPINAQPGRILRPGVVFRSAEPSRLTDDGVACLQDLGITHVYDLRSAIELKRLALAGANCDVREWPGAQRVFVPVFRDQDYGPEAIALRYRNYSSNGTEGFTKAYTDILRTASEPDHPNDPFRTILSHLATTEAPSPFLIHCTAGKDRTGVICALILSLCGVSDEVVAHEYSLTDIGLQDRREEIVNHLLATDALKGNPEGARRMIGSPKESMLATLAKLREDYGSVEAYVQNRCRMSAEAISQIRSNLTVDVADGFQVVDWVSHTKHLL, encoded by the exons ATGACAGAACTGGAACCCAAGATCAGCATCAAactgccgtcgccgcccttcCATGCCATTCCAGGCCTCCCCAACTTCCGCGACGCTGGCGGTTACCCTATTAATGCTCAGCCTGGCCGCATCCTCAGACCCGGCGTAGTCTTTCGCTCCGCGGAGCCCTCGCGTCTCACCGACGATGGCGTTGCTTGCCTCCAGGATCTCGGCATCACCCACGTATACGACCTCCGTTCCGCCATCGAGCTCAAGCGCCTCGCCCTGGCGGGGGCGAACTGCGATGTCCGCGAATGGCCCGGTGCCCAGCGCGTCTTTGTCCCCGTCTTCCGGGACCAGGACTACGGGCCCGAGGCCATTGCCTTGCGCTATCGCAACTACTCGAGTAACGGCACCGAG GGCTTTACAAAAGCCTACACCGATATTCTACGCACCGCCTCGGAGCCAGACCACCCCAACGACCCCTTCCGTACGATACTCTCTCACCTTGCCACCACCGAGGCCCCCTCTCCGTTCCTCATCCACTGCACCGCTGGCAAGGATAGGACCGGTGTCATCTGCGCCCTCATTCTCAGCCTCTGCGGCgtctcggacgaggtcgtGGCTCACGAGTACAGCCTGACGGATATCGGCCTCCAGGACCGCAGAGAAGAGATTGTCAACcacctcctcgccaccgATGCTCTCAAAGGGAATCCCGAGGGCGCCCGGCGCATGATCGGCTCTCC GAAAGAAAGCATGCTTGCGACACTGGCCAAGCTTCGTGAGGATTATGGCTCTGTCGAGGCTTACGTGCAAAACAGATGTCGCATGTCGGCAGAGGCCATCAGCCAAATTCGATCCAATCTTACGGTTGATGTCGCCGACGGGTTTCAAGTAGTGGACTGGGTCTCGCACACTAAGCATTTACTTTGA
- a CDS encoding Response regulator receiver domain-containing protein, with the protein MGTAGDIRARLRAKFSRRNSATPSLASNGTSISTNGDAHGSQPADGTSLGRQSSAAASVPRSRASSQHPHPHPPSPSPTPTMHQPHHNLMHLQTQPQSSGVAGAPGALQPPCSPGDRLLQQRLKAITVDNTAAEGAHTQGDPQKEEAEGDLGGEECLLPQSSPSPSPSPLPLKHQQKQHHDKPVRHDIRNDDAHRSSDEYLVIEKNSPITSAATTTTEPADNHRPASRCSYTDDRAAATRDNTPKPHPNVDSLAPMQPAVSDRRLASEPMGIDLPSSVTTTAPINNLPSINEDQTPEADNKTQNTLLPQPLPLPPKTGAAPIVTLEAVSSDDISGDQLDLVSHALSTPAPVASSILPTSPRPDNPPRRQSLIPSRQTTLIRNLLEARADHEASPAIAESLISNTTNMVTRKVWVRRPGASPTIITINEDDLVDDVRDMILRKYANSLGRHFDSPDLTLRICPREQRQDRLLGPEEPMGRTLDAYFPGGQNVDEALVIDIPTRRTPRPSPRAPTHATTIYYNDDGRPSEAGEGYFPPVAGAAPLPSPNLPVPVVAPVTVPATHPAHPAHPAHAHTAHVQHSIAVLGTGQIPLIPSPGGTRSRAYRERPERPRLGRTHTSSPTILNQVNAQSMAAAAAAAVHPAHSFHPRLPPSRTHSNTSEQSNVPPVAPPLPTPPAPEVQPARVATPPPRIASPRPASSRPKKVKKNVDHPTLPAGILNGGVPPINVLIVEDNPINLKLLEAFVKRLKVRWKTAVNGRDAVTMWRTGGFHLVLMDIQLPIMSGLEATREIRRLERVNSIGVFSSSASSVPEAPNGEPEEKDKLTNMELFKSPVIIVALTASSLQSDRHEALAAGCNDFLTKPVNFVWLERKVMEWGCMQALIDFDGWRRWKDFSQQNDEAEAKKSAALKTKAKKNRLTDQDEVAHCSSKRLNAAFKAAELDISALRPYQLGRILSLPITSSFTQTSNGRFAVSWRTSGALSAARPFLTTMPPRAGSSLSPLALGAKWCDAHASTTLRSRPAVQLACAFSTTSQQSRRSKPQHELQHWLKARGSVFRDVPSDGPKYLSMNDDQPFPLNPFFKSQPVLSEDMRGEIFTRVKEKKESLKLVSAELGVDVRRVAAVVRMMEVEKQWIAERKPLARPYARAVLRMLPQTELNKDRPDLQPPHEPINEIHVHRLTMQQLFVPVSESRQFDREDAAKAFHRKMLSVDGRSPHKELISMRKAAAAGGSAAELTKKFREVTRAEEDRLVERERRRLEKAEEETQRVDTGRFEFRFKEMNVDSAGKDGRSRRGVGWRYGVPFYDRRKGELKIPTSVP; encoded by the exons ATGGGTACTGCTGGAGACATTCGAGCTCGTCTCCGAGCAAAGTTCTCAAGAAGAAATTCGGCGACACCATCCTTGGCATCCAACGGAACCAGCATAAGCACCAACGGGGATGCTCATGGCTCACAGCCAGCGGATGGGACGAGTCTCGGGCGGCAATCCTCGGCCGCTGCATCCGTTCCCAGGTCGAGGGCAAGCTCTcagcacccgcacccgcacccgccctcaccttcgccgacgccaaccaTGCACCAGCCACACCACAACCTGATGCACCTTCAAACTCAGCCGCAGTCAAGTGGAGTCGCAGGTGCTCCCGGTGCACTTCAACCCCCCTGCAGCCCAGGTGACCGCTTGCTGCAGCAGAGATTGAAGGCAATTACGGTTGATAACACAGCAGCGGAGGGTGCCCATACTCAAGGGGACCCCCAAAAAGAAGAGGCGGAGGGCGACCTAGGAGGAGAAGAGTGCTTGCTGCCAcagtcgtcgccgtcgccgtcgccgtcgccgctgccaTTAAAACATCAACAAAAACAGCACCATGACAAGCCGGTCCGTCATGACATTCGAAATGATGATGCGCATCGCAGCAGCGATGAGTACTTGGTGATAGAGAAAAACTCACCCATTACTTCTGCTGCTACCACCACAACTGAACCAGCGGACAACCACAGGCCCGCAAGTCGTTGCAGCTACACAGACGACAGAGCTGCCGCCACTAGGGACAACACCCCCAAGCCACACCCCAACGTTGACTCGCTGGCTCCGATGCAGCCCGCGGTGTCTGACCGACGCTTGGCTAGTGAACCGATGGGCATAGATCTGCCCTCATCCGTAACCACCACTGCTCCCATAAACAACCTTCCCAGCATCAACGAAGACCAGacgcccgaggccgacaaCAAAACACAAAATACTCTTCTGCCacagccgctgccgctgccgcccaagACCGGCGCAGCTCCCATCGTTACTCTCGAGGCTGTTTCCAGCGACGACATCAGCGGCGACCAACTCGATCTGGTCAGCCATGCCCTCAGCACCCCGGCACCCGTCGCAAGCAGTATCCTCCCGACCTCTCCCCGGCCAGACAATCCTCCCCGTCGACAGAGCCTCATACCCAGTCGCCAAACGACATTGATCCGTAACTTGCTCGAAGCACGAGCCGACCACGAAGCCAGCCCGGCCATCGCCGAATCCCTGATTTCCAACACCACAAACATGGTCACCCGCAAGGTCTGGGTTAGGCGTCCCGGTGCCTCTccgaccatcatcaccattAATGAGGACGATCTGGTCGATGATGTGCGCGATATGATCCTGAGAAAATACGCCAACTCGCTTGGCAGACACTTCGACTCCCCCGACCTCACCCTCCGGATATGCCCGCGGGAACAGAGGCAAGATCGTCTCCTGGGCCCGGAAGAGCCAATGGGTCGCACTCTTGATGCTTACTTTCCTGGTGGTCAGAACGTCGACGAGGCTTTGGTCATCGATATACCAACCCGCCGTACACCAAGGCCATCACCCCGCGCGCCGACACATGCCACGACCATCTACTACAATGATGACGGCAGGCCATCTGAGGCTGGTGAAGGGTATTTCCCTCCCGTAGCAGGAGCAGCACCTCTTCCGTCGCCAAACCTGCCtgtccccgtcgtcgcccccgTCACAGTTCCTGCAACGCACCCTGCCCATCCTGCCCATCCTGCCCATGCCCACACCGCGCATGTGCAACATTCCATAGCAGTTCTTGGGACCGGTCAGATACCTCTGATACCCTCACCCGGGGGTACAAGATCCCGCGCATACCGAGAACGCCCTGAACGTCCCCGCCTCGGAAGAACACATACCTCGTCGCCCACTATTTTGAACCAGGTCAACGCCCAgtccatggcggcggcggctgctgctgccgttcACCCTGCCCATTCTTTTCACCCACGGTTACCGCCTTCAAGAACACACTCAAACACTTCGGAGCAATCCAACGTTCCACCGGTTGCTCCGCCACTTCCAACCCCACCTGCCCCGGAAGTCCAACCTGCAAGAGTCGCGACCCCACCGCCAAGAATTGCCTCTCCTCGGCCGGCCAGTTCTCGACCCAAGAAAGTAAAGAAGAACGTCGACCATCCAACCTTGCCTGCTGGCATACTCAACGGCGGAGTACCGCCCATCAACGTACTCATTGTGGAAGACAACCCAATCAACCTCAAGCTACTTGAGGCCTTCGTCAAGCGCTTAAAAGTGAGATGGAAGACGGCAGTCAACGGCCGCGATGCCGTCACCATGTGGAGGACTGGTGGATTCCATCTTGTCTTGATGGACATCCAGCTTCCCATCATGAGTGGATTGGAGGCCACTAGGGAGATCCGAAGACTGGAGAGGGTGAACTCGATTGGCGTCTTCTCTTCGTCTGCATCCAGCGTGCCCGAGGCCCCCAATGGCGAGCcagaggagaaggacaagTTGACGAACATGGAGCTATTCAAGAGCCCCGTCATCATAGTGGCCCTGACTGCCAGCTCTCTGCAAAGCGACAGACACGAAGCACTGGCTGCAGGCTGCAACGACTTCCTCACAAAG CCTGTCAACTTTGTTTGGCTAGAGAGGAAAGTCATGGAATGGGGCTGCATGCAGGCCCTTATCGACTTCGACGgctggaggagatggaaAGATTTCTCTCAGCAAaacgacgaggccgaggcaaAGAAGTCTGCCGCTCTCAAGACGAAGGCAAAAAAGAACCGACT AACTGATCAAGATGAGGTCGCGCACTGCTCTTCAAAGCGTCTCAATGCGGCCTTCAAGGCTGCGGAGCTCGACATCTCTGCGCTGCGGCCTTACCAACTAGGCA GAATCCTTTCTCTTCCCATCACATCATCCTTCACCCAGACTTCCAATGGTCGCTTCGCCGTAAGTTGGCGAACTTCAGGCGCGCTCTCCGCGGCCAGACCATTTTTGACCACAATGCCTCCACGAGCTGGATCGTCATTATCGCCACTGGCTCTCGGGGCCAAGTGGTGCGATGCTCACGCGAGCACAACGTTACGGTCTCGGCCAGCCGTCCAACTCGCTTGCGCTTTTTCAACGACATCACAGCAATCCAGAAGATCAAAGCCGCAGCATGAGCTGCAGCATTGGCTGAAGGCTCGGGGTTCCGTCTTTCGCGATGTCCCCAGTGACGGCCCCAAGTATCTGTCCATGAACGATGACCAGCCCTTCCCGCTGAATCCCTTCTTCAAGAGTCAGCCTGTGTTGAGCGAGGACATGAGGGGAGAGATCTTTACAAGGGtaaaagagaagaaggaatCTCTAAAACTGGTTTCAGCCGAATTAGGTGTCGATGttcgccgcgtcgccgccgttgtgCGTATGATGGAGGTGGAGAAGCAGTGGATTGCCGAG CGCAAACCATTGGCTCGGCCATACGCGAGGGCGGTTCTCCGAATGCTGCCCCAGACCGAGCTGAATAAAGACAGACCGGATCTGCAGCCTCCTCATGAACCTATCAACGAGATCCATGTCCACAGGCTTACGATGCAGCAACTGTTCGTGCCCGTGTCTGAGTCTCGCCAGTTCGACAGAGAAGATGCTGCGAAGGCTTTCCACAGAAAAATGCTTTCTGTGGACGGCCGCTCGCCACACAAAGAGCTCATTTCCATGAGGaaagctgctgctgctggcgggTCGGCAGCCGAGTTGACCAAGAAATTCAGAGAGGTCACAAGGGCTGAAGAGGACAGATTAGTCGAGAGGGAGCGCCGACGTCTTGAaaaggccgaggaagagacCCAACGTGTGGACACCGGTCGTTTCGAGTTCCGATTCAAGGAGATGAACGTCGACAGCGCCGGTAAGGATGGTCGAAGCAGAAGAGGCGTTGGCTGGAGATATGGCGTGCCCTTCTACGATCGCAGGAAGGGCGAGCTGAAGATTCCCACATCGGTGCCCTGA
- a CDS encoding SH3 domain-containing protein — protein sequence MQSMQRQFGKLMSKSPGDNAKVAAVLHDYEDAERLLGKIIENTKTLRDAWIAMATSQWAIVKEYEGLYDPIVGASEGHARSGTVTPQLQLDRTFKLSGAYSDLKDELIGEVTAIDSQVIRPATEARDYIQPLRKTIKKRENKRLDYEKAQDKVKKLQKKTGRTPKEEAQLSKVEFEMSCASEEFEAADAHLRDALPPIIEAIFTLIPHLLASHVCIQNRLLGLYYTMLHNYCEDQDFPSPPPPMENVVSAWSASFLPVQREMESISCIAHGKNWRQPARVGDDGQSRTSSTSSVSSRNGFSRTPSGMNESAVPLPRVMRIPSATSVNRSAFASDVSPQPSPQSGTTNISRSQLGLPTDFTTATALGHPQGTFSVSPVYTSSRTEYFGHEPGPQSNRSNTLAKKKPPPPPPAKRFKAPDEYVVAQYDFSGGEGDLSFREGDRIKIIKKTGTDQDWWVGELGGVKGSFPANYCKAI from the exons ATGCAATCTATGCAGAGGCAGTTTGGCAAGCTCATGAGTAAGAGCCCCGGCGACAATGCCAAAGTCGCCGCTGTCTTACACGACTACGAGGATGCAGAGAGACTGCTGGGCAAG ATCATCGAGAATACAAAGACTCTCCGTGATGCTTGGATAGCCATGGCTACTAGCCAGTGGGCTATCGTCAAGGAGTACGAGGGTCTGTACGACCCAATTGTTGGAGCTTCCGAGGGGCACGCCCGCTCTGGCACCGTGACGCCCCAACTACAGCTTGATCGCACCTTCAAGCTCAGTGGAGCCTATTCTGACCTCAAGGACGAGCTCATCGGAGAAGTGACAGCCATTGATTCGCAGGTCATTCGCCCAGCCACCGAAGCTCGCGATTACATACAGCCCCTTCGCAAAACCATCAAAAAGCGCGAGAACAAACGGCTGGATTACGAAAAGGCCCAGGACAAGGTCAAGAAACTCCAGAAAAAGACAGGAAGGACGCCCAAAGAAGAGGCTCAGCTATCAAAGGTCGAATTTGAAATGTCTTGCGCTTCCGAG GAGTTCGAGGCTGCAGACGCTCATCTTCGAGATGCCCTGCCTCCTATCATCGAAGCTATATTTACCCTCATTCCTCACTTGCTAGCCTCCCATGTCTGCATCCAAAACAGGCTTCTCGGACTGTATTACACCATGCTTCACAACTACTGCGAGGACCAAGacttcccttctcctccgcctcccaTGGAGAATGTGGTGTCCGCTTGGTCTGCATCGTTTCTGCCGGTgcagagagagatggagTCCATCAGCTGCATAGCGCACGGCAAGAACTGGAGGCAACCTGCCAGGGTAGGCGATGACGGACAAAGTCGAACGTCCTCCACATCGTCAGTGTCTTCGCGCAATGGCTTCTCTCGGACACCATCCGGTATGAATGAAAGCGCAGTACCATTGCCGAGGGTGATGCGAATACCTTCAGCCACCTCGGTCAACCGATCCGCCTTCGCTTCAGATGTCTCTCCGCAACCAAGTCCGCAATCGGGCACTACCAACATCTCCCGCTCGCAGCTTGGCCTCCCAACTGACTTCACAACCGCCACAGCTCTGGGACATCCTCAAGGCACTTTCAGCGTATCGCCGGTCTACACAAGCTCACGCACGGAGTACTTTGGACATGAACCGGGTCCTCAATCAAATCGCAGCAATACcttggcgaagaagaagccacCGCCCCCGCCACCAGCGAAGCGCTTCAAGGCTCCTGACGAGTACGTCGTAGCCCAGTACGACTTTTcaggaggggagggagactTGAGCTTTCGTGAGGGAGACAGAATCAAGATTATCAAGAAGACAGGGACAGATCAGGACTGGTGGGTgggcgagctgggcggcgtAAAGGGTAGTTTTCCTGCCAATTATTGCAAGGCCATCTGA
- a CDS encoding Uracil phosphoribosyltransferase, which translates to MGLFGMAASYLAFSVLHFFQFVLAVTVCGLYAVDLNNARSHGDYTDGKWVFAVVVGTLSAVTALLYFIPFVLRFAIVWVWDAILFILWIAVFGLFGSMYIKENAEGDSGIQRMKNAVWVDLANALLWLISALATAAYWWRHRERRTRFTGRGKV; encoded by the exons ATGGGCCTCTTCGGAATGGCGGCGAGTTATCTTGCTTTTTCTGTCCTGCACTTTTTCCAGTTCGTCTTGGCCGTCACCGTCTGTGGCCTCTATGCCGTCGACCTCAACAACGCTAGAAGCCATGGGGACTATACCGACGGGAAATGG GTTTTTGCGGTGGTAGTCGGCACCCTCTCCGCCGTCACGGCCCTCCTTTACTTCATCCCTTTTGTTCTGCGCTTCGCCATTGTTTGGGTTTGGGATGCCATTCTATTCATTCTGTGGATTGCCGTCTTTGGTCTCTTTGGTAGT ATGTACATCAAGGAGAATGCGGAGGGCGACAGTGGGATCCAGCGGATGAAGAATGCTGTCTGGGTTGATTTGGCCAACGCTCTACTCTGGCTTATTAGTGCTTTGGCCACAGCCGCTTACTGGTGGAGACATCGCGAGCGCCGCACTCGCTTCACCGGCCGTGGAAAGGTCTAA